The genomic segment GTTTATAAAACCAGCCTGTAAAAAGTAAAGAGGGTGACGGCCCCGATAATCAGGAAAAAGAGGGTCAAAAGATTTTCAAAACGTTTGTAAAAGGGCCGGTTGGAACGGGTAATTATCCCCCATTTTACCCCGATCCGATAGAAACCGATCCCTACATGAAGCTCGATCATGGGCAGCAGAAGGATATAAAACACCAGCCAAAACCCGCCCTGGATCCGGGCCGCACTCTTGGCCGCCGTGATGGGCAGATCGGTTAAAATGGTCCAGATATGAATAGAACCCATGATGAGGATGAGCATGGCGGTCCCGGCCTGGACGACCCACAGCCAGGTGTCCAGATGGTGGAGCCTCCGGCTGTGCTCCCAGATGGCCTTTTGTTCCTGGCTTCGGAACGGGAGCTTGCGGGCGGCCAGAATAAAATGGACCAAAAAGGTGGCCCCGATAAGCGGTCCGCCGGTTTGGGCCATATAAGTATCCTCAAGGAAGCGGGCCAGGGCGTTCATCGTTCCGGCCCCGAGGTTGATACTGGCCACCAGGATCATATGACTCC from the Deltaproteobacteria bacterium genome contains:
- a CDS encoding succinate dehydrogenase/fumarate reductase cytochrome b subunit; the protein is MNSQTLAYPRPSLRTAAYLDFLQMLTGAGLILFMWSHMILVASINLGAGTMNALARFLEDTYMAQTGGPLIGATFLVHFILAARKLPFRSQEQKAIWEHSRRLHHLDTWLWVVQAGTAMLILIMGSIHIWTILTDLPITAAKSAARIQGGFWLVFYILLLPMIELHVGIGFYRIGVKWGIITRSNRPFYKRFENLLTLFFLIIGAVTLFTFYRLVL